Within Sphingomonas piscis, the genomic segment TGCGGATGGCGGCGTCCATGTCGAGGAGAAGGGTTCGTTGGCCGTCGTCACGGACCATCGACTGGATCCAAAAGAAACTCGCCAGCCGCTCCCCGCGCGTCACCGGTTCGACACGGTGGAGGGAGGTTGCGGGATAAAGGATCATGTCGCCCGCGGCGAGCTTCACCTCATGCGCGCCGTAGCTGTCTTCGATCACCAGTTCGCCGCCGTCATAATCGTCGGGATCGCTGAGAAAGAGGGTGGACGACAGGTCAGTGCGGATCTTGCCACATCCGTCCGGGAGGTAGCGAATGGCATTGTCGACGTGGTTGCCGAACCGGTGCCCCGCCGCCGCCTCGTAGCGATTGAATAGGGGCGGGAAGATGCTCTGCGGCAGGGCCGCCGACATGAACAAGCCGTTTGCTGCGAGGGCGTCTAGAATGATGGTGCGTGCCGCCGCGGCCTTCTCGCAGCCTGATGACAACTGCTGGTTGCGCTTCACCAATCCGGACTGCCGCCCA encodes:
- a CDS encoding Fe2+-dependent dioxygenase, with amino-acid sequence MLVAVPAALSPDQLVEVRRLIGEGDWQDGGVTAGRQSGLVKRNQQLSSGCEKAAAARTIILDALAANGLFMSAALPQSIFPPLFNRYEAAAGHRFGNHVDNAIRYLPDGCGKIRTDLSSTLFLSDPDDYDGGELVIEDSYGAHEVKLAAGDMILYPATSLHRVEPVTRGERLASFFWIQSMVRDDGQRTLLLDMDAAIRTLAAQLGDDDLAVVSLTGTYHNLLRRWADT